The DNA window ACCCGCGCGCAAGGCAATGCACGGTGTTTCGGCCGATGATTTCAAACCCGTTTTTCTCCTGAATTCGCAATGATGCGGTATTTCCGGAGAACACGCCGGACCGGACGACATCGTGATCGCCACGGCAAAACAGCCAGTCGAGAACCCGCTCGACCGCTTCGCTCATATATCCGCGCCGCCAATACGGCCGTCCGAGCCAGTAGCCGAGGACCGGATGCCCATCTTCGCTGGTGAACCCGATGCCGCCGATCAGGCCGGCGCCGGCGTCGATGGCGAACTCCGCGCCCGTCGGGTCGCCATCGTGCGGCAGGGCGTCAATCCAGGACGCCGCATCCTCGGGCCGATACGGATGCGGCACCCTGGACAGCATCTTGGACACCTCGAAATCGCCGAGCAGGTCGACCATCCGGCCGATATCGTCCGGCTCCGGTCGTCGCAGGACCAGCCGCCGGCTTTCAAGGGCGATCGCCATCGCTTACCAGGCCTTCAGCGCGGCCCAGACGGGCCGTTCCAGCACGAAGCGCTCGACGCTGACGATGCCGGCGGCGCCAAGCGAATAGATGATGCCGTTGGCGCGGAACTGGAAGCCGCACTTCTCGATCACCCGGCGTGAGGCCGGATTGGTCACCCGACAGGCGGCGTTGATCTCGGTGAGGTCGGTCGACTCAAAGACATGGTCGATGATGCGGTGCGCGGCCTCGGTCGCAAAGCCCTTGCCCCAGAACGGCACGCCGATCCAGTAGCCGATATGGATTTCCTTTTCCTCCATGATCTCCACGACGCCGCAGGCGCCGACGAGATGGCGCGCACCGTTGCCGTCCGGCTGCGTCCAGATCAGGAACTTGCCGAGTGCGGGATGCTTGCCGGCACCCTTTTCCTCGATCCAGCGATGGGCGTCCTCGACCCCGTAGGGGTAGGGGATCGACATCGCCATCTCGGCGATCCGGCGGTCGTTCACGACCGCGGCGATGGTTTCGGCGTCTTCATGGCGCGGCGGCGCCAGTTCGAGCCGGTCGGTGGTCAGAAGAAGGTCGTCTTCGCTTTCAAGGTCTTCCAGTCCGTCGTCGGTGCACATGGCACTCTCCCCGTTGCACCCCGGTCGCTTGCGGCCGGGAGGGCATGCGCTCTGGCTCTCCTTGAAAAGCGCCTTCGGGTGGGGCCCGACGACAAAAGGGGAGCCGGTTTTTCCGACTCCCCTTGTCTCTTTCCGGAGCTTGCTCCGCCGGGTCGTCGGACGCCGGCGAAGTGTTTCTCCGGCTATTCTGCTGCGGCGTTGGCCGGCTCGACCGACACGAAAGTGCGGCCATTTGCCTTACACGTGAAGGTCACAACACCCTCGATGGTGGCGAAGATGGTGTGGTCCTTGCCCATGCCGACATTGTCGCCCGGATGCCACTTGGTGCCGCGTTGGCGGGCGATGATGTTGCCCGGGATGACGTGTTCGCCGCCGAACTTCTTGATGCCGAGGCGTCGGCCCGCGGTATCGCGGCCGTTGCGCGACGAGCCGCCTGCTTTCTTATGTGCCATGGCGTAGTCTCCTCGTTCTGGCCTTGGTTACGCGTCCGCCGCCGTGGCGGGCTCTGCCGTGTCGGCGCTCGCCGGCGTGGCGGTTGCTGTCTCTTCCTTGGCCGGCTTGGCCGCCTTCTTGGCCTTGGCGCCGCCGGTCAGGATGTCGGTGATCCGCACCACAGTCTGGTGCTGGCGATGACCGTTGCGCCGCCGCGAATTCTTGCGCCGGCGCTTCTTGAAGATAATGATCTTGCGGGTCCGCGCCTGCTCGACGATCTCGCCGGTGACGCTGGCGCCCTCGACCATCGGCGCGCCGACCTGGGGCTCGCCGTCGCCGCCGACGAGGAGCACTTCCTCGAAGGTGACGGTCTCGCCGGCATCGCCGGCAACCTTCTCGATTCGAATGACGTCTTCCGGGGCCACATGATACTGCTTGCCGCCGGTCTTGATGACTGCGAACATTGTCTCAATTCCTGCTGTGCCGCGCCCTGTGGCGCCGCGGAAAATCCGCGGACTTTTCAAGGACCTCGATGGTCGGGAGCCTCGGGCTGCGCATTGGGCGGTTTCCCGCCATTTCGCTCACAAGCCGCGCAATATACGGACCGCGCGCGCGAAGTCAACGCGCCCGGCCGACAATTCTCCCTTGATCCATATCAAGGCAATCTGCCGCAGGTTCTATTTAAGAAGAATTCAAACCAAAAAAACGATAATTCGGGCGTGAAACGATAAGGGCGCAGAAAGACGGAACGATGCTCAACTACCATCTGATCCGCAGCGTTCAGGCGGCAACGGAGCCATTCCGCTATTTTGCCGTGCCCCAGGCGCTGCCCGAAACGGCCTTGTGCCGTGTCCAGGCCGATTTCCCGATGATCCGCAATGCCGGCATCTTCCCGCTGTCGGAGCTTTCCTACGGACCGGCCTTTGCCGAGCTGATCGAGGAGATCCGCTCGCCGGAGCTGGAAGAAATCCTGTCGGAAAAGTTCGAGGTCGACCTTTCCGGCAAGCCGATCATGATCACCGTGCGCGGTCGCTGCCGCGCGACCGACGGCAAGATCCACACCGACACCGAATCCAAGGTCGTCACCTGCCTGCTCTATCTGAACGAGCCCTGGGAGGAATCCGGCGGCCGCCTGCGCCTGTTGCGCAACCACGACGACATCGACGATGCCATCGTCGAGATCCCGCCCAATGGCGGCACGCTCGTCGCCTTTCGGCGCTCCGAAAACTCCTATCACGGCCACAAGCCCTATGAGGGACGGCGCCGCTACATCATGTTCAACTGGATCTCCAGCGAAGCGGCGATGAACCGCGAACTCGCCCGCCACCGCATGTCGGCGGCGCTGAAGCGGCTCAACCCGTTCTCCTGAGCCGCTTTTTGCGGCTCAAACCATACGATGCGCCGCTTCGGCGGCTGGTTCGTTTAAAGGCGCCGCCCGTGCGGCAGGATGTTTGCCATGCTCGACACCGCCCGCAGCCAGAGGATCAAGGCCACCTTCCTGAAGGCACTGGCCGCCGCCGATGACGTGGCTGATCCCTATCCCCACTGGCACCTGGACGCGACCATTCCGGACGACGTCGTCGACGCCATTGTCGCGCTGCCCTTCGCGCCCCCCGAGGACGCCGTCTTCGACGGCCGCCGCGAGGCCAACAACCAGACCCGCGTCTTCTTCGGCAAGGAGCTGCAGAAGGAGCACCCGGTCGCCGCCGACCTCGCCGCCGCCCTCGGTGACGAGGAGGTGGTTGCGGCACTGGAAAAAACCTGCGACGTCGACCTCTCCAAGGGCCAGCTCCGCATCGAATACTGCCTCGACACGGACGGCTTCTGGCTCGAGCCGCACACCGACATCGCCGTCAAGCAGTTCACCATGCTGATCTATCTCTCCGGCGAGCCGGAGCTGGCCGACGCCGGCACCGACGTCTACGACACCGACATGAACCTCGTCGCCACGTCCCCTTATGGCAAGGGAATCGGCTTCATCTTCATTCCCTCCGAGACGAGCTGGCACGGGTTCCGCAAGCGTCCCATCAACGGCATCCGCCGCTCGCTGATCGTCAATTTCGTCGCCCCGGAATGGCGCTCCGTGGAGGAACTGGCCTGACGCCGGCAGGCCGCGAAAAGGGTGTCCGCATCGGTGCTTGTCGGGGCAGGCACTTGCGTGTATGGTCCGCCGCGTTTTGCGAAAAGCCCCGCTGCTTTTAGCCGTCGGAGAGGTGCCGGAGTGGTCGAACGGGGCGGTCTCGAAAACCGTTGAGCGCGCAAGCGTTCCGAGGGTTCGAATCCCTCCCTCTCCGCCATTTCACATTTTCCCATATTGATTTCTCCTAACAGTTTGAATGGTAAGGTGGTTTTTGGGGTTCGAAATCCCTGGTTCCGGTCATATGCAGGACGCTCGGCAAAAGCCAGTTTCAGCACCATCCTGCGCCCGTTGATGGGACCCCTTTCCCAAATATTCCAAGGGCTTGACAGGAACTCGCAAGCGAGTTCGAACATTTCGTCGAAGGGGCGCTGCGGACCGGGCTTGTTGGCGAGCTTTTCGGACACCAGTAGCTTGTCCCTTTCAAGCTTGGCGACCCGCCGCTCGTAGGCCGAGATTGATGCCGTCGACGTCGCATCGACAATGCGGTCCAGCAGTTGCTCGATCTGCCGGTCGCGTTTCACGATTTCCGATTTCAGCGCCGTCGCGGCCTGCTTGGCCTGTGCCAACCGCATATCCCAGGCCTGCTTGAACATCGCGCGGACAATCTGAAACGTCCGCTCGCTCGGCGTCAGGTGTTTGAGGAGGGTCTCGAAATCGGCTTCCAATCGGTCGCGCGGAATCGATTTGCGGTGGCTGTCGCAGCTCTTGTTGAAGCAGAGATAATACGGGTGCTTCTTGCCGGTCTTCGACGTCGACCAGCACGCCGTAAGCGGCTTGCCGCAATCGCCGCAGGCAACGAACCCACGCAAGGGGAAATCGGTGTTGATGTCCTTGCGTGCCGGCGCTTTGGCGGCGTCCCTGATACGCGTTTGAATGAGGTCATACTGCTCGAGTGTGATCAGGCCTTTGTGGTGGCCCTTTCGCAGGCTGACGCCCCATTCCGGCTTTTCGATGTAGCCGGCATAATGGGGACGGGTCAGAAAGCGGATCACGTCTTCGTAGCGCAGCTCGCGGTTCCTCCTGCCCGTCATGAAATCGGGCCGGGATTCCAGAAAACGCTTCAATTCGCCCTGGGTTTCGATGCGTCCCGAGGCAAACCCTTCAAGCCCCTCCTGAATGATTGAGGCCATCGGTTCGTCGCGCACCAGCAGATTGCCGTGCCCGGCAACCTTTTTGAACTTGTAGCCGGGCGGCGCATGGAACGGCCAATAGCCGTTCATGGCGCGAGCGCGCATTCTGTGTTTGGTTTGTTCGGCGTTCTTTCGGCGGAAATACTCTGCGCCAAGCGCCTGCATGCCTTCGACATAAAGGCCATCTGAGTCCTGACGGAACTCGACGGACGGGCAATCGATCCGCGCGCCGGTCGCGAAAATCGCATCGCGCAGGTCGAGATGAATTCGGATGTCACGAGCAAGCCGGGAGATATCGTCGAAGACGACGACATATTGCTCAGCGTGTTTTTCGTGCTTCAGGAATTGCAGCAATTCCTTGATGCCGGGGCGGTCCAGAAGTCCGCCGGACTGCGCGCGGTCGAAGACCGTCTTGACGACATCATAACCCTTGTAGGCCGCATATTCGCGGCACCGTGTTGCCTGGGACGCAAGGCCGTCCCCTTTCTTGGCTTGGGCGACAGAAGATATTCGACAGTACAGGACCGCTTTCAGCGGCTGACCGTCTTTTTCATGCCTGTTCCGCCCATAGAACTCATTCATGGCTCCTCCCTTTCCGCGCAGACGCCTTTTCTTCGTCTCGTAGGTCTTGCGCTGCTTTTCCGGTATTGGTTTCTGCTTCGAGGGTAGCGGACTCGGAGGCTCGACCGCACGAGGTTTCGGGATTCTGCCCACAGGCGAGCCCGACCGGATCGATCCCGAATCCGAGGTCGACGAAGCCGACGATGATCGACCAGAGGGTCTCGAGGAATTCGCGCTTCTGGTCCTCGGTGAGATCGCTGTCGGCGAGCATATGCTCGTAGAGCGCCACGTCGAGCGTCAGCACCGGGCGGGACGTCGGTGCTGACGGCTCGGATGTCGTTTCGTCCGGCATGGGGCCGCGGTCGTCACTCATTGGATCGCGCCTCCGTTCATTGAGGGCCAGGCCGGGAACGGTGGCCACCGCGGGGTGTTGAACGGGTGCGCTGCGTTTCCGTCCCGCCTCGATCGGACGGGCGGCTGCGAGATTTCTCCTGACTTCTCTGCGCTTCCCGCTCGGCCTTCTCCGCGTCGATCTGCGGGCGGTAGAAGCGCTCATCGAGGTCCTTGCCCCAGTCGAAGAGCTCGGCGGTCTCGACCGCACGGAACTCCTCGATCATCAGCGACTTGGCATAGGCGTCGGTAATGCCGAATTCCTGGCCGAGGGTCTGGGCCTGATGGGCGAAGGCGCGGTTGAAGCTCAGCTTGTCGCCGTTCTCCACCGTGACGCCGATGTCGACGGCGTATTGGTACGCACCCTGCCTTTGCTCGTCGGTCAGCTTTTCCGCGCGCTCGGCGAATTCCTTGCGCAGGTCGTTCATGCTTTGGCCGGTGCGTTCCTTGAACAGATCGCGCAGAACGGTTTCGGCCTTGGTCGTGTCGAAGCGTTCGGAGCGGGCAAAGGCATAGGAATAGTCGCCGAGCTTGTCCTTGAAGGCGCCCGACTTGACGATTTCCCGCTCGATGATGCCGGTGATCGCCATCGCCTCGTCGAACTGGCGGTCGGACAGCAAGCGGCCCGGGAAGCTTTCGCGGGCGGTGGCCACGCGCTCGTTTTCTTTCGGATCATAGAAGTAATTCACGGTTCTCTCTCCTTTCGTTGGCTGGCGAGAACATTTAGCGAACATAATATGATTATATTCCTAGTATTGCCAAGCAAAACCGGCGCAAGATTGTTGCGTTTTATTTTCCGTAAGCTTGGGTCATCGTGCCGGACCTTTGCGTCGGTCCTGACCGGAGCGGCGGTTCGTTGAGCGCCGGAAGGCGAGACGCAAATCACCGCGAAGATTGTTTTCGCGCATCGACTGCTTGACGATCCTGCCGAGCTCGCGGGCCTCGAAGTCACGGATTTTGTCGAGCCGGACGTGATGGGCGGCCCTGACTTCCCGTTCGGCCTGCCGAAGCGTGTCGGCCGGTGAGAAGCGGTCATGGGCGGCCCGAGGGTGCTGCAGGGTTCTCTTGGGTGTGCCGGCCTCGTTGATCATCCGGCGCCGGGCGACCTCGACACGGGTCGCATGGTTGGTCCGGAACAGATGTTCTTCCCTCGCGACTGCCTTGTCGCAGCGCTGTATGAGGTCATCGGCGCGCCGCCATTGATGAGGCGACTGGATGCCGTGCGCCTCATGGCGTAAGGCCACCCGGTCGAAGGTCCGCCGCAATTCTTCGCTCAGCGTCAAAGCCATGGTGAGCCTCGCTTTCTGGGCAGAATTTGCATGTCGAGCGGCAAATCCGGCAGACTTTCAAGATGCGTTATTTTGAAGATCAACAGGATGTGCGCGATTGGCTCGAACCGCTGACCTATGCGGAATTCTGGCGTGAGGTCTCGACGTTCGATCTGCGTCTGCAATCGAAAGAGAATTGCGACGGACAGATAGCCAGCGGTGCCATCGATGAGGCGACGGTGCTGCGCGTGCTGAAGGGCATGGTGCGCATGCAGGTCATCGATCAGCAGAACCTGCCGCCGCACGATTACGTCGCGCCGCTCTCGATGCACTGAGCGGACGACTTGAGCGCTCATCGCTTTCCCTCCGCTTTGTGGGCGAAGCGGAGCCAGCCGCATGTGCCGTCCGTCGG is part of the Rhodobium gokarnense genome and encodes:
- a CDS encoding GNAT family N-acetyltransferase — translated: MAIALESRRLVLRRPEPDDIGRMVDLLGDFEVSKMLSRVPHPYRPEDAASWIDALPHDGDPTGAEFAIDAGAGLIGGIGFTSEDGHPVLGYWLGRPYWRRGYMSEAVERVLDWLFCRGDHDVVRSGVFSGNTASLRIQEKNGFEIIGRNTVHCLARGLDLPHINTEVTRRRHLGVMQ
- a CDS encoding GNAT family N-acetyltransferase; protein product: MCTDDGLEDLESEDDLLLTTDRLELAPPRHEDAETIAAVVNDRRIAEMAMSIPYPYGVEDAHRWIEEKGAGKHPALGKFLIWTQPDGNGARHLVGACGVVEIMEEKEIHIGYWIGVPFWGKGFATEAAHRIIDHVFESTDLTEINAACRVTNPASRRVIEKCGFQFRANGIIYSLGAAGIVSVERFVLERPVWAALKAW
- the rpmA gene encoding 50S ribosomal protein L27; protein product: MAHKKAGGSSRNGRDTAGRRLGIKKFGGEHVIPGNIIARQRGTKWHPGDNVGMGKDHTIFATIEGVVTFTCKANGRTFVSVEPANAAAE
- the rplU gene encoding 50S ribosomal protein L21, producing MFAVIKTGGKQYHVAPEDVIRIEKVAGDAGETVTFEEVLLVGGDGEPQVGAPMVEGASVTGEIVEQARTRKIIIFKKRRRKNSRRRNGHRQHQTVVRITDILTGGAKAKKAAKPAKEETATATPASADTAEPATAADA
- a CDS encoding 2OG-Fe(II) oxygenase, translated to MLNYHLIRSVQAATEPFRYFAVPQALPETALCRVQADFPMIRNAGIFPLSELSYGPAFAELIEEIRSPELEEILSEKFEVDLSGKPIMITVRGRCRATDGKIHTDTESKVVTCLLYLNEPWEESGGRLRLLRNHDDIDDAIVEIPPNGGTLVAFRRSENSYHGHKPYEGRRRYIMFNWISSEAAMNRELARHRMSAALKRLNPFS
- a CDS encoding 2OG-Fe(II) oxygenase, whose translation is MLDTARSQRIKATFLKALAAADDVADPYPHWHLDATIPDDVVDAIVALPFAPPEDAVFDGRREANNQTRVFFGKELQKEHPVAADLAAALGDEEVVAALEKTCDVDLSKGQLRIEYCLDTDGFWLEPHTDIAVKQFTMLIYLSGEPELADAGTDVYDTDMNLVATSPYGKGIGFIFIPSETSWHGFRKRPINGIRRSLIVNFVAPEWRSVEELA